In Polynucleobacter sp. MWH-S4W17, a genomic segment contains:
- a CDS encoding type II toxin-antitoxin system HicA family toxin, which translates to MELLLVAVGSKCVEGEGSRVSFLMHNHRLDLHRPHPGKEAKRYQVKDVQSFLVLIGVKL; encoded by the coding sequence ATTGAATTATTGTTAGTAGCGGTTGGCAGTAAGTGCGTTGAGGGCGAAGGTTCTAGGGTAAGTTTTTTGATGCATAACCATCGCTTGGATTTGCATAGGCCACATCCCGGCAAAGAAGCAAAACGGTATCAGGTAAAAGATGTTCAAAGTTTTTTGGTTTTAATAGGAGTGAAGTTATGA
- a CDS encoding type II toxin-antitoxin system HicB family antitoxin yields the protein MNKPLRYKNYSARIEFDVDDRIFVGHLTGITDIVSFHGESASELIKAFEAAVDGYIAMSEAHGVKPQKPYSGKLMLRISPEIHAKVARVAQASGKSINAWVSDVLQAA from the coding sequence ATGAACAAGCCATTGCGTTATAAAAATTATTCTGCCCGCATTGAGTTTGATGTTGATGACCGTATTTTTGTGGGTCACTTAACGGGCATCACTGATATTGTGTCTTTTCATGGCGAGTCTGCTTCAGAGTTAATTAAAGCCTTCGAAGCGGCTGTTGATGGATATATCGCGATGTCTGAAGCTCATGGCGTAAAACCACAAAAACCATACTCTGGAAAATTGATGTTGCGCATTTCTCCTGAAATCCATGCAAAAGTGGCTAGAGTTGCTCAGGCGTCTGGAAAAAGTATTAATGCTTGGGTTTCTGATGTACTGCAGGCTGCCTGA
- the plsY gene encoding glycerol-3-phosphate 1-O-acyltransferase PlsY: MNFTLDLLLIPLAYLIGSISFAVVVSKCMRLPDPHSYGSGNPGATNVLRTGNKLAAVLTLIGDALKGYFAVMLARVLLGDESLTSTMNSWLLCGVVLAVFLGHLFPIFHGFKGGKGVATACGILFGINWILGLATLSTWIIVAMFMRYSSLAALAAAIFGPIYFVFLFGFQPMGLALLAVCALLIWRHRSNIQNLLNGKESRIGSKKTPT; this comes from the coding sequence ATGAATTTCACCTTAGACCTCTTGCTCATTCCACTTGCCTATCTTATTGGCTCCATTTCATTCGCGGTAGTGGTGAGTAAGTGTATGCGCTTACCCGATCCTCACTCCTATGGCTCCGGCAATCCTGGCGCCACCAATGTGCTACGTACTGGTAATAAGTTGGCTGCCGTTTTAACGCTGATTGGTGATGCTTTAAAGGGTTACTTTGCCGTCATGCTGGCGCGAGTATTGCTCGGAGATGAATCTCTGACATCCACGATGAACTCATGGCTTTTGTGTGGTGTGGTGCTCGCAGTATTTTTAGGCCATCTCTTTCCTATATTCCATGGCTTTAAAGGTGGCAAAGGTGTTGCTACTGCTTGCGGTATTTTGTTTGGCATCAATTGGATTTTGGGGTTAGCTACGCTGAGCACTTGGATTATTGTGGCGATGTTTATGCGCTACTCTTCTTTAGCGGCATTGGCTGCTGCAATCTTTGGCCCCATCTATTTTGTTTTCTTATTCGGCTTTCAGCCGATGGGCTTGGCTCTCTTGGCCGTATGTGCATTACTTATCTGGCGCCATCGAAGCAACATTCAGAATTTACTCAATGGCAAAGAGAGTCGTATTGGCTCTAAAAAGACTCCAACATAA
- a CDS encoding MAPEG family protein, whose amino-acid sequence MTIAYACILLMGLLPYVAAGIAKKGFQGYDNAMPRQWLAKQTGFRARANAAQANLFESLPLFFAAVIIASVVHAPQDRIDLLAMGFVIARIAYLICYIANWPTTRSIVWLFGMICVVGLFFQI is encoded by the coding sequence ATGACTATTGCTTACGCTTGCATTCTGTTGATGGGTCTTTTACCTTATGTCGCAGCAGGTATTGCTAAAAAAGGTTTTCAGGGTTACGACAATGCGATGCCACGGCAATGGCTGGCAAAGCAAACGGGGTTTAGAGCCAGGGCTAATGCTGCTCAAGCCAATCTATTTGAGTCGCTCCCTTTGTTCTTTGCCGCCGTGATCATTGCATCCGTAGTTCATGCTCCACAGGACAGAATTGACTTACTGGCAATGGGTTTTGTAATTGCCCGTATCGCCTATCTCATTTGCTATATCGCTAATTGGCCAACCACGAGATCCATCGTTTGGCTGTTTGGCATGATTTGTGTAGTAGGTTTGTTTTTTCAAATTTAA
- a CDS encoding antitoxin translates to MTSIAKLFMSGRSQAIRLPAKLRFQSKQVRIEQVGNALWVTPDVEKEHNLGQWLSTFYQQTDPLPENFLQDRDDSPAQERDWT, encoded by the coding sequence ATGACAAGCATTGCTAAATTATTTATGAGCGGGCGCAGTCAAGCGATTCGTCTGCCCGCCAAGCTACGCTTTCAATCCAAGCAAGTCCGCATAGAACAAGTGGGTAATGCGCTTTGGGTTACGCCTGATGTTGAGAAAGAGCACAATCTGGGTCAATGGCTCAGTACTTTTTATCAACAGACTGATCCTCTTCCAGAGAACTTTTTACAGGATCGGGATGATTCACCAGCACAAGAGCGTGATTGGACTTAG
- a CDS encoding type II toxin-antitoxin system VapC family toxin: MIHQHKSVIGLRLVKKQKTLDTNICSYILRRHPQKMLERFAGLEHDEVWLSAIVAAELRFGAAKLASPRFSAAIEAWIDGFEIRPWPVEATHHYAQIRSGLERMGQPIGGMDLMIAAHALSESSGLITNNAREFHRIPNLQVEEWSI; this comes from the coding sequence ATGATTCACCAGCACAAGAGCGTGATTGGACTTAGATTGGTAAAAAAACAAAAAACCTTAGATACCAATATTTGTAGCTATATATTGCGCAGACATCCGCAAAAGATGTTGGAGCGCTTTGCTGGGCTGGAGCATGATGAAGTATGGTTATCTGCCATTGTTGCTGCAGAGCTGAGGTTTGGAGCGGCAAAATTAGCATCGCCACGTTTTAGTGCGGCGATTGAAGCATGGATAGATGGTTTTGAAATTCGTCCATGGCCGGTGGAGGCTACGCACCATTACGCCCAAATTCGTTCTGGGCTAGAGAGAATGGGTCAACCCATTGGTGGCATGGATTTAATGATTGCAGCCCATGCCTTATCTGAATCCAGCGGTTTGATCACTAATAATGCACGAGAGTTTCATCGTATTCCTAATCTTCAAGTGGAAGAATGGTCAATTTAG
- the folE gene encoding GTP cyclohydrolase I — translation MPTPKKTIQKMPAKKIVSKLPIKKSTVKSRDATKEEGGLPLSVVIRRRIEAQKARFHANDNISAFIKPGELEGLVDEVAEKMQAVLESLVIDTENDHNTQNTSRRVAKMYVQEVFNGRYVDQPTLTKFPNVSRLNELMIIGPITVRSACSHHLCPIMGRIWIGVLPSKESALIGLSKYSRLTEWVMCRPQIQEEAVVELADMLEKKIKPIGVAVVMDADHFCMQWRGVKDRDSKMINSVMRGAFLKDSNLRREFLALIDRK, via the coding sequence ATGCCAACCCCTAAGAAAACTATTCAGAAAATGCCTGCAAAAAAAATAGTGAGCAAACTTCCTATTAAAAAATCTACCGTTAAATCAAGGGATGCTACAAAAGAAGAGGGTGGTTTACCTTTATCGGTAGTCATTCGTCGTCGTATCGAAGCCCAAAAGGCTCGCTTTCATGCGAATGACAATATCTCAGCATTTATTAAGCCAGGTGAATTAGAAGGTTTGGTAGATGAGGTAGCGGAGAAAATGCAGGCTGTTTTAGAAAGCCTCGTCATCGATACTGAAAATGATCACAACACTCAAAACACGAGTCGTCGTGTAGCAAAGATGTATGTGCAGGAGGTGTTTAATGGGCGTTATGTTGATCAGCCCACTTTAACCAAGTTCCCCAATGTGAGCCGCTTAAATGAGCTCATGATTATTGGCCCCATTACCGTTCGTAGTGCTTGCTCTCATCATCTATGCCCAATCATGGGCCGTATTTGGATCGGTGTTCTACCTAGTAAGGAGTCTGCTCTGATTGGCCTTTCTAAGTACTCACGCTTGACCGAATGGGTCATGTGTCGCCCACAAATTCAGGAAGAAGCTGTTGTAGAGCTGGCAGATATGCTTGAGAAGAAGATTAAGCCAATTGGTGTGGCAGTAGTGATGGATGCCGATCACTTTTGTATGCAATGGCGCGGTGTCAAGGATCGTGATTCGAAAATGATCAATAGCGTGATGCGTGGAGCCTTCTTAAAAGATTCTAATTTACGTAGAGAGTTCTTAGCCTTGATTGACCGTAAGTAG
- a CDS encoding high-potential iron-sulfur protein, with product MKNSRRQFMILSAAGACTLALNGKVQAQAMVAETDPQAAALGYKADASKVDKAKYAKYAAGQQCSSCALFQGKADAAAGPCSLFAGKQVAAKGWCSAYAKKA from the coding sequence ATGAAAAATAGTCGTCGCCAATTTATGATTTTGTCTGCTGCTGGTGCCTGTACTTTGGCATTGAACGGTAAAGTTCAAGCTCAAGCAATGGTTGCAGAAACTGATCCACAAGCCGCTGCATTGGGCTATAAGGCTGATGCCTCTAAAGTAGATAAAGCAAAGTACGCTAAGTACGCTGCTGGTCAACAGTGCAGCAGCTGTGCATTGTTCCAGGGTAAAGCTGACGCAGCTGCAGGTCCTTGCTCATTGTTTGCTGGTAAGCAAGTTGCTGCTAAAGGCTGGTGCTCTGCTTACGCTAAGAAAGCTTAA
- a CDS encoding HPP family protein, whose protein sequence is MQRYTFYLGGDQPPVAMVERVRSGFGAFIGLMLVLTTAKYLGELGGIDEWLMASLGASALLVFVLPGSPMAQPWAVIAGNTLSALVGICIAHLVGEPLIAMPLAASLSILGMFFLRCLHPPAAAVSLIVVLGHVLHFRYAFFPVMVDSILLVLAGAAYSNLTGKRYPNRPS, encoded by the coding sequence TTGCAACGCTACACCTTTTATTTGGGTGGCGACCAGCCTCCCGTAGCCATGGTGGAGCGAGTGCGCTCTGGTTTTGGGGCCTTTATTGGGCTGATGTTGGTGCTTACTACCGCCAAGTATCTTGGAGAGCTCGGGGGTATTGATGAATGGCTAATGGCTTCATTGGGGGCTAGCGCCTTATTGGTCTTTGTCTTACCAGGCAGCCCAATGGCTCAGCCTTGGGCCGTCATTGCCGGCAATACCTTGTCGGCCTTGGTTGGCATTTGCATTGCCCATCTAGTGGGGGAGCCTCTGATAGCTATGCCTTTAGCGGCCAGCCTTTCTATTTTGGGAATGTTTTTTCTGAGGTGTTTGCATCCTCCAGCGGCCGCAGTGTCTTTAATTGTGGTGCTGGGCCATGTTTTGCACTTCCGCTATGCTTTTTTCCCAGTAATGGTCGATTCGATTCTGTTGGTGCTGGCTGGAGCGGCTTATAGCAATCTCACTGGTAAGCGCTATCCTAATAGACCCAGCTAA
- a CDS encoding mannose-1-phosphate guanylyltransferase/mannose-6-phosphate isomerase codes for MALVIPVILCGGSGTRLWPLSRSGFPKQFLVLSGDGSSQSLFQQAVERINSVGNDSNGKVRLGDTLVVTNEDHRFLVLDQLRELQLIKAKLILEPVGRNTAPALSMAALCAQQLSNGEDPILIITPADQTIQNQKAFTKALQDCIQSVEAIPNSIAILGITPTAPETGYGYIQRAESKDLNNAYGVKRFVEKPDSKTAQAYLAEGSYLWNSGMFVLKASTWLAALTEFRSDISEASQKAWQTKSEDASGGVGFVRPGKEEFKAIPSESIDYAVIEKCPQSNFPIKMVELDAGWNDLGAWDAVWQVGQQDQDGNVTSGDTLITNSKNSLVHASSRLVSVVGVENLVIVETADAVLIADRKNSQDVKSIVTQLETQGREEKNLHRKVARPWGWYDSVDEGERFKVKRIQVKPGASLSLQMHHHRAEHWIVVKGTAEITNGDQVIILTENQSTYIPQGQTHRLANPGNEVLEIIEVQSGSYLGEDDIVRFEDTYGRG; via the coding sequence ATGGCTTTAGTTATCCCAGTCATCCTTTGCGGTGGGTCAGGCACCAGACTTTGGCCTTTATCGCGCTCGGGGTTCCCTAAGCAGTTTTTAGTTTTATCGGGCGATGGCTCTTCTCAGAGCTTATTTCAGCAAGCAGTAGAGCGAATTAACTCCGTTGGCAATGACAGCAACGGCAAGGTCAGATTGGGTGATACCCTAGTAGTCACTAACGAAGATCATCGATTCTTAGTTTTGGATCAATTGCGCGAACTGCAGTTGATCAAAGCCAAATTAATACTAGAGCCCGTCGGAAGAAATACAGCACCTGCTTTAAGTATGGCGGCACTCTGTGCACAGCAATTATCTAATGGTGAAGATCCCATCTTGATTATTACGCCTGCAGATCAAACCATTCAAAATCAAAAGGCTTTTACTAAAGCCTTGCAAGATTGCATTCAATCGGTGGAAGCAATACCAAACTCAATTGCTATTTTGGGCATTACTCCAACCGCGCCAGAAACTGGCTATGGCTATATTCAGCGTGCAGAGAGCAAAGATTTAAATAATGCTTACGGGGTTAAGCGTTTCGTGGAGAAGCCTGATAGCAAGACTGCGCAGGCTTATTTAGCTGAGGGCTCCTATCTATGGAATAGCGGCATGTTTGTTTTAAAGGCGAGCACTTGGTTGGCTGCTTTAACAGAATTTAGGTCTGATATCAGCGAGGCATCACAAAAGGCATGGCAGACAAAATCAGAAGATGCTTCTGGTGGTGTGGGCTTCGTTCGTCCTGGCAAAGAAGAATTTAAAGCGATTCCAAGTGAGTCTATTGACTATGCTGTGATTGAGAAATGCCCTCAGTCGAACTTTCCTATCAAAATGGTTGAGCTCGATGCCGGCTGGAATGATCTAGGCGCATGGGATGCAGTCTGGCAAGTGGGTCAGCAAGATCAAGATGGCAATGTGACTTCCGGTGATACTTTAATCACGAATTCGAAAAACTCATTAGTGCATGCCAGCAGTAGATTAGTCAGTGTTGTTGGTGTAGAAAATCTGGTGATTGTTGAAACAGCTGATGCAGTATTAATTGCTGACAGAAAAAATAGCCAAGATGTTAAAAGTATTGTGACGCAGTTAGAGACTCAGGGTAGAGAAGAAAAGAATCTACACCGCAAAGTGGCAAGACCATGGGGCTGGTATGACAGTGTTGATGAAGGTGAGCGCTTTAAAGTAAAGCGTATTCAGGTCAAGCCAGGAGCAAGCCTCTCCCTACAAATGCATCATCACCGTGCAGAGCATTGGATCGTGGTGAAGGGTACGGCAGAGATTACCAATGGTGATCAGGTCATTATCCTGACTGAAAATCAAAGCACCTACATTCCTCAAGGGCAAACCCATAGATTAGCCAACCCAGGAAATGAAGTCTTGGAAATCATTGAAGTCCAATCAGGAAGTTATTTAGGTGAGGATGATATTGTGAGATTCGAAGATACATATGGTCGAGGTTAA
- the gmd gene encoding GDP-mannose 4,6-dehydratase, translating into MVAAQRVALITGITGQDGSYLAEFLLEKGYIVHGIKRRASSFNTERIDHIYQDPHINHPDLILHYGDLTDTSNLVRIIQQCQPDEIYNLGAQSHVAVSFESPEYTADVDAMGPLRMLEAIRILGLEKKTRFYQASTSELYGLVQEIPQKETTPFYPRSPYAVAKMYAYWITVNYREAYGIYACNGILFNHESKRRGETFVTRKVTRGLANIAQGLEKCLYMGNIDALRDWGHAKDYVRMQWLMLQQDKPEDFVIATGVQFTVREFITRSAKQLGITLKFEGKAENEKAIVASIEGDKAPALKVGDVIVQIDPRYYRPTEVETLLGDPTKAKTKLGWVPEITLDQMIVEMVANDLDQAKQHALLSKHGYSVAVGKEN; encoded by the coding sequence ATGGTTGCAGCGCAAAGGGTGGCATTGATTACCGGCATAACAGGCCAGGATGGCTCATACCTCGCCGAGTTTCTTTTGGAGAAGGGCTACATCGTTCATGGCATTAAACGCCGTGCATCCTCATTCAATACCGAGCGTATTGATCACATTTACCAAGATCCTCATATCAATCACCCAGATTTGATTCTGCATTACGGCGATTTAACTGATACCAGTAATCTGGTACGAATCATTCAACAGTGTCAGCCTGATGAGATTTATAACCTGGGTGCTCAATCACACGTTGCCGTTTCTTTTGAGTCTCCCGAATACACTGCTGATGTGGATGCCATGGGCCCACTCAGAATGCTTGAGGCCATTCGCATTCTCGGTCTTGAAAAGAAAACCCGTTTTTATCAGGCGTCTACTTCAGAGCTCTATGGTTTAGTACAAGAAATTCCGCAAAAAGAAACCACGCCGTTCTATCCCAGAAGCCCATATGCAGTTGCCAAGATGTATGCCTACTGGATTACAGTGAACTATCGTGAGGCTTACGGTATCTATGCCTGTAATGGTATTTTGTTTAACCATGAGTCTAAGCGCCGTGGTGAGACATTTGTAACTCGCAAAGTGACTCGCGGCCTTGCCAATATTGCTCAAGGTCTAGAGAAGTGTTTATATATGGGCAATATCGATGCCCTGCGTGATTGGGGCCATGCTAAAGACTATGTGCGCATGCAATGGCTAATGCTTCAACAAGATAAGCCAGAAGACTTTGTGATCGCTACTGGCGTGCAGTTCACTGTGCGTGAATTTATTACCCGAAGCGCTAAACAATTAGGTATCACTCTCAAGTTCGAGGGCAAAGCTGAGAATGAAAAAGCAATTGTGGCTAGCATTGAAGGCGATAAAGCTCCGGCCTTAAAAGTAGGCGATGTGATTGTTCAAATTGACCCACGCTATTACCGTCCTACCGAAGTAGAAACACTCTTAGGCGATCCTACTAAGGCAAAAACAAAACTCGGTTGGGTGCCAGAAATTACCCTCGATCAAATGATCGTAGAAATGGTGGCTAATGATTTAGATCAAGCCAAGCAACATGCCCTGCTGAGTAAGCATGGTTACTCAGTTGCTGTAGGTAAAGAGAATTAA
- a CDS encoding GDP-L-fucose synthase: MPTDLNHKIYVAGHRGMVGSAIVRNLQAKGCANIVMRTHDELDLTNQVAVESFFRSEKPDQVYLAAARVGGIHANNTFPAEFIYENLIMEANVIHQAFVSGVKRLLFLGSSCIYPKLAPQPMSEDALLTGKLEPTNEPYAIAKIAGIKMCESYNRQYGDSHGIDYRSVMPTNLYGPGDNYHPENSHVIPALIRRFHEAKVGNAPEVVIWGTGTPRREFLYVDDMAAASVFVMDLDKATYDSQIESMQNHINVGFGSDVTIAELAKAVGDAVGYEGKINFDITKPDGSPRKWMDSSRLNNLGWKAKVDLTQGLQEAYQEFLSR, from the coding sequence ATGCCAACAGATTTAAACCACAAGATTTATGTAGCAGGGCATCGCGGTATGGTGGGCTCTGCAATCGTGCGTAATCTGCAAGCTAAGGGCTGCGCCAATATTGTAATGAGAACTCATGATGAGTTAGATTTAACTAATCAAGTGGCAGTTGAATCCTTCTTTAGATCAGAAAAACCTGATCAAGTGTATTTGGCCGCTGCGAGAGTCGGCGGTATTCATGCAAACAATACCTTTCCAGCAGAATTTATTTATGAAAATCTCATAATGGAGGCAAATGTTATCCATCAAGCCTTTGTCAGCGGTGTAAAAAGGCTGCTTTTCTTGGGTTCAAGCTGTATCTATCCCAAACTAGCACCGCAACCAATGAGTGAAGATGCTCTTCTCACTGGTAAGTTAGAACCAACGAATGAGCCCTATGCCATTGCCAAAATTGCTGGTATTAAGATGTGTGAGAGCTACAACCGTCAATATGGCGATAGCCATGGAATTGATTACCGCTCAGTAATGCCGACCAATCTCTATGGTCCTGGTGATAACTATCATCCTGAAAACAGCCATGTCATTCCTGCACTGATTAGAAGATTTCATGAAGCTAAAGTAGGTAATGCTCCTGAAGTTGTGATCTGGGGAACGGGAACCCCGAGGCGCGAGTTTCTCTATGTTGATGATATGGCAGCTGCATCAGTATTTGTAATGGATCTGGATAAGGCGACCTACGATAGCCAAATAGAATCAATGCAAAACCATATCAATGTGGGTTTTGGTAGCGATGTGACTATTGCAGAATTGGCAAAAGCAGTTGGAGATGCAGTAGGTTATGAAGGAAAGATTAACTTTGATATAACAAAGCCTGACGGGTCGCCTAGGAAGTGGATGGATTCTTCCCGGCTAAATAATTTAGGTTGGAAGGCTAAGGTAGATTTGACGCAAGGTTTGCAAGAAGCTTATCAAGAGTTTTTATCGCGGTGA
- a CDS encoding DUF6492 family protein, whose amino-acid sequence MNSTSVIIDQVICVCCKRDAQAWEIASSYIVRNLKARHYKVYVPDADLELFQEISSKPFQVIGESIYTSQFAAEIKRLLDAKIASQFGWYLQQFIKLSAVNDCLPDEIVLIWDADTIPLKPLSFIDHQGRLIYYKGAEYHHPYFETVMRLLHLSKKIRFSFIAQCFVLKAAWLQECFREIELRHGMPWVPALLNSIRFDEGNSFSEYETIGTFISHRHSSEIVYTDRKWLRLGNSAIGHPAFLGPNIIADQLNDYDYVSFEKWDKAKPYFLKVSLPYFFRVYLPSLFKSKNQR is encoded by the coding sequence GTGAATTCGACTTCAGTCATTATTGATCAAGTTATTTGTGTCTGCTGTAAAAGGGATGCGCAGGCCTGGGAGATTGCATCTTCTTACATTGTTCGCAACCTAAAGGCCAGGCATTACAAGGTTTATGTTCCCGATGCTGATCTTGAGTTATTCCAAGAAATTTCCTCAAAACCTTTTCAGGTCATTGGTGAGTCAATTTACACATCGCAATTTGCCGCCGAAATAAAACGGCTACTCGATGCAAAAATTGCATCGCAATTTGGCTGGTACTTACAGCAGTTTATTAAGCTATCAGCGGTCAATGATTGCTTGCCAGATGAGATTGTCTTAATATGGGATGCTGATACTATTCCCTTAAAACCCCTCAGTTTTATCGACCACCAAGGGCGCTTGATTTACTACAAGGGGGCTGAATATCATCACCCTTATTTTGAGACAGTGATGCGTCTATTGCACTTAAGCAAAAAAATTAGATTCTCATTTATTGCGCAGTGCTTTGTTCTAAAAGCGGCTTGGTTACAAGAGTGTTTTCGTGAAATCGAATTGAGGCACGGCATGCCTTGGGTTCCAGCCTTGCTAAATAGCATAAGGTTTGATGAGGGCAATAGCTTTTCTGAATATGAAACTATAGGAACCTTTATATCTCATCGACATAGCTCAGAAATTGTATATACCGATAGAAAATGGTTGCGTTTGGGAAATTCTGCAATTGGACACCCCGCATTCTTGGGCCCCAATATTATTGCCGACCAATTGAATGATTATGACTATGTTAGTTTTGAGAAGTGGGATAAGGCTAAGCCTTACTTTTTAAAGGTTTCGTTGCCTTATTTCTTTAGGGTTTACTTGCCTTCATTGTTCAAATCCAAAAACCAAAGATAA
- a CDS encoding glycosyltransferase family 47 protein: protein MQKKCASIIFVHSGESPPPEYLTNALVIAAKVAPQSQVYALVNKSHVGDLERALQADLGDSDNPLRNIKFVAIEDIPQSDITKHFAKNAALDRSFRNGFWFSASYRFFVLADFIHFKGLENCIHLENDVVLYFDPSEKLEQFISFATFAVPVDRVRAIPGIVWLKDASIASELVQFIADRLDANDMDSLGAFAMRRDLGAKPLPTIPLEYAKSKDLDLDRYCQGIDVFGGIFDGAAIGQYVGGVHWMNDPSDTRFFENESSDFHLRDCRFSWEYERFYRSPFISFDGVCTKVLALHAHSKDLLGVSPFNSGVPSNIKLMLTGERIQALADLTISSAGVTAFHGREKIQTPTVLEITEKEEKKWFKKKCFELPPNLDFLKACQGAKVIFVYTHLLAYFKSFVAPRLHEPFVLLTHNSDHGVGLADLDLLNHPSLVAWYAQNCETSHTKLHALPIGLANSQWGPTRVSEVFDAGHVYQKTKNLYVNFSASTHSARQSIIDVVSNIPDVTMGASVGFEQYITQVAEHRFCLCPRGNGIDTHRFWEAQYVDTIPVLLKQDWTSAYSNLPVLLVDAWEDLLRLNWEEGYIRRSTSNFDRKTLTLEYYRQQLLANI, encoded by the coding sequence ATGCAGAAAAAATGCGCCTCCATTATTTTTGTCCATTCGGGTGAGAGTCCACCTCCAGAATATTTAACAAATGCCCTTGTGATTGCAGCAAAAGTTGCGCCACAATCCCAGGTTTATGCCTTGGTTAATAAATCTCATGTTGGAGATTTGGAGCGAGCTCTGCAGGCTGATCTTGGAGATTCCGATAATCCGCTACGAAATATTAAGTTTGTGGCAATTGAGGATATTCCGCAAAGCGATATAACTAAGCATTTTGCCAAAAATGCTGCCCTAGATCGTAGCTTTAGGAATGGATTCTGGTTTTCTGCCTCATACCGCTTCTTTGTGCTGGCTGACTTTATTCACTTCAAGGGGCTGGAGAACTGCATTCATCTTGAAAATGATGTTGTCTTGTATTTTGACCCTAGTGAAAAGCTAGAGCAATTTATCAGCTTTGCTACGTTTGCGGTGCCGGTCGATAGAGTGAGGGCGATTCCCGGGATTGTTTGGCTAAAAGATGCATCGATTGCATCTGAGCTGGTTCAATTTATTGCGGATCGTTTGGATGCAAATGATATGGATTCCTTGGGTGCGTTTGCCATGCGAAGGGATCTAGGGGCTAAGCCGCTCCCTACAATACCTTTGGAATATGCCAAGTCTAAAGACTTGGACCTTGATAGATACTGTCAGGGCATAGATGTATTTGGCGGCATTTTTGATGGTGCGGCAATTGGTCAATATGTTGGTGGCGTTCACTGGATGAATGACCCATCTGATACACGATTTTTTGAAAATGAAAGCAGCGACTTTCATTTAAGAGACTGCCGTTTTTCATGGGAGTATGAGCGGTTTTATAGATCTCCATTCATTAGTTTCGATGGTGTATGCACCAAAGTACTAGCTCTGCATGCACACTCTAAGGATTTGTTGGGGGTATCTCCCTTTAACTCAGGGGTTCCGAGCAATATTAAGTTGATGTTAACGGGGGAAAGAATTCAGGCGTTGGCTGATCTGACGATTAGCTCTGCTGGAGTTACTGCTTTTCATGGGCGAGAAAAGATTCAGACGCCTACGGTTTTAGAAATTACCGAAAAAGAAGAAAAGAAGTGGTTTAAGAAAAAATGCTTTGAGCTTCCACCTAATTTGGATTTTTTAAAGGCCTGTCAGGGCGCAAAGGTTATTTTTGTTTATACCCATTTGCTAGCTTATTTTAAAAGTTTTGTTGCCCCACGACTGCATGAACCATTTGTATTGCTAACGCATAATTCAGACCATGGTGTAGGTCTAGCGGATTTGGATTTATTAAATCACCCATCCTTGGTGGCATGGTATGCGCAAAATTGTGAAACCAGTCATACAAAGTTACATGCTTTGCCAATTGGTTTAGCGAATAGCCAGTGGGGGCCAACACGAGTTTCTGAGGTCTTTGATGCTGGGCATGTGTATCAAAAAACAAAAAACCTTTACGTTAACTTTAGTGCGAGCACTCACTCTGCGCGTCAATCAATTATTGACGTTGTCTCAAATATCCCGGATGTCACCATGGGAGCATCAGTGGGTTTTGAACAATACATTACTCAAGTAGCCGAACATCGTTTTTGCTTATGCCCCAGGGGTAACGGTATTGATACTCATCGTTTTTGGGAGGCTCAGTATGTTGATACGATTCCCGTCTTGCTCAAGCAAGATTGGACTTCGGCTTACTCCAATTTACCGGTTTTGCTTGTAGATGCTTGGGAAGATCTTTTGCGGTTAAATTGGGAAGAAGGCTATATTCGAAGATCTACTAGCAACTTTGACCGAAAAACACTAACCCTTGAGTATTATCGTCAGCAATTGCTTGCCAATATATGA